The Candidatus Hydrogenedentota bacterium DNA segment CGATTTACCGAACGAGCCAAGCGCGTCGTAAGCGCAGCGCGTGAAGAAGCGACCCGTTTGGGAAGCGAGTACGTACGAACCGAGCACATTCTCTTGGGTTTGTGCCGTGAGCCGGATGGCATCGCGGCGCGGGCGTTGGAGAATCTGGGCGTCGACATCGAATCGCTCGCGCTCGAAATCGAGCAGCAGGTCCAGCGCGGCAACGCGGTGGTGTCGAGCGAGGAGATTGCATTCACGCCGCGCGCGAAGAAGGTGCTTGAATTGGCCGTCGAAGAGGCGCGCCGGTTTAACCACAGCTACATTGGCACCGAGCACATCCTTTTGGGCCTGGTGAAAGAAGGCGAAGGGATTGCGGCGAAGGTGCTGCAGGACATGAAGGTGGATTTGGACCGAATTCAGACGGAGGTCATCCGTTTGCTTGGAGACCAGGGCAAATCGGGCGGTCCGCAACCTGCTACCAGCAAGAAGTCGCAGACGCCCGCGCTGGACACGTTTGGCAGGGACCTTACGGCCTTGGCGCGCGAAGGGAAGCTGGACCCCGTCATTGGGCGCGAATCGGAAATCGAGCGCGTTATACAGATATTGAGCCGCCGCACGAAGAACAATCCGGTGTTGATCGGCGAGGCGGGCGTCGGCAAGACGGCGATCGTGGAAGGATTGGCGCAGGCGGTTGTGAACGGCGACGTACCGGACTTGTTGCTCAACCGGCGCGTGCTTACGCTCGACCTTGCGGGTGTTGTGGCGGGCACGAAGTACCGGGGCCAGTTCGAGGAACGCTTGAAGTCGGTCATGAAAGAGATTCGCCGGGCGGACAACATCATTTTGTTCATCGACGAATTGCACACGATTGTCGGAGCGGGCGCGGCGGAAGGCGCGGTGGATGCCGCGAACATGTTGAAGCCTGCGTTGGCGCGCGGCGAATTGCAGTGCATCGGCGCGACGACCATGGATGAATACCGCAAGCACATCGAGAAGGACGCGGCGTTGGCGCGGCGGTTCCAGACGATTATCGTGGATGCGCCCAGCGTGGAGCAGACCATCGAGATTATCAAGGGGTTGCGGGACAAGTACGAGGCGCATCACCGCGTCAAGTTTGCGGACGACGCGATTGTGGCCGCGGCGCGACTTTCGCACCAGTACATTACGGATCGCTACCTGCCGGACAAGGCCGTGGACGTTATCGACGAAGCGGGTAGTCGCGCGCGGTTGCAGGTGACGACGCGTCCGCTGGCGCTGAAAGACATCGAGCAGCAAATCGAGAAGGTCACGCAGGAGAAGGAGGCGGCCATCCGCCGGCAAGAATATGAGCGGGCGGCGAGTCTGCGCGACAAAGAGCGCACCCTGATTGGGGAACTCGAAGAGAAGAAGCGCGATTGGGAGCGCAAGCGCGATTCGGCGGAGACGATCGTCACCGATGAAGACATCGCTTTCATCGTGTCGAAGTGGACGGGCGTGCCGCTGACCAAGCTTGAAGAGAGCGAATCGTCGCGATTGCTGCGCATGCGCGACGAACTGCGCAAATCCGTCATTGGGCAGGAAGAAGCCATCGACGCGATCACGCGCGCGATTCAACGTTCGCGGGCCGGGCTCCGCAATACGCGGCGGCCGGTGGGTTCGTTCTTGTTGCTTGGGCCGACGGGCGTAGGCAAGACGCTGCTCGCGAAGAGTCTCGCGTCGTTCCTGTTTGGCAATGAAGACGCGCTCATCACGATCGACATGTCAGAGTACATGGAAAAGTTTGCGGTGTCGCGGTTGGGCGGGGCGCCTCCCGGATACGTTGGCTATAACGAAGGCGGCCAGCTCACGGAGCAGGTGCGGAGGCGGCCGTATTCGGTGGTGCTGTTCGACGAAATCGAGAAGGCGCACCCGGATGTGTTCAACATTCTCTTGCAGGTGCTTGAAGACGGGCACATGACGGATTCTACAGGCCGCAAGGTCGACTTCCGCAATACGGTCATCGTGATGACCAGCAATATTGGGGCGCGGCGGATTGGCCGGTCGACCACGGTAGGATTCCAGCGCGAATCGAAAGAGAGCGAATTCAAGGAAATGCGCTCCCGAGTGATGGAAGAAGTGAAGAAAGTGTTTAATCCGGAGTTCTTGAACCGGGTGGACGAAGTGGTTGTATTCCATCGGCTGACCCAGGAAGAGTTGTTGCGGATCGTTGACATTCACGTGGCAGAAGTGATAGAACGCGTTGGGGAAAAAGGCTATGAGCTGTACCTGACGGACGAGGCGAAGGAATTCCTGGTCCGCGAAGGCAGCGACGAGCAGTATGGTGCTCGCCCGTTGCGTCGAGCGGTACAGCAATTTGTCGAAGATCCGTTATCTGAGTTGTTGTTGAAAGGCGAGTATATGCCTGGGATGCGGATTGAAGTGCGCCCGTCGGAGATGGCGAACAAGCTGGAATTTGAGCCGTTAATACCTATAGCGGAAGGTGTAACTCAGTGATCTATCGAAAGCTCCTCTCGGTCATCCCGGTTTTGGTGATTGTGAGCGCGCTGGCAAGCGCACAGGAGTACGAAGGCAAGTCCATCAAGGAAGTGCGAATCTCAGGCCTGGAACGCGTGAGCGAACAGGCGGTGCGCGCACAACTTGAGGTTCAGGCCGGGCAGACGTACAGCCAGCCAGCCGTATCTCGTGACATTCGTCGTTTGTATGACACGACCTTCTTCACGACGGTGAAGGCGGATGTTTCTCCCGAAGGCGACCAGGTCATCCTGACGTATGTCGTCGAGGAGAAGCGAGTCATTTCCGAGATCAAGATTGTCGGCAACAAGAAACTCAAAGCGCGCACGGTGCGCAGTGCCATTTCGTGGCATGAAGGCGATACGTTCGTCGAAGGCAAGTACGAAGACGAGCGCACGGCGATCTTGAAGCTGTACGAAAGCAAGGGCATTCCGAACACGACGGTGGATATCGTCGTGGAAGAGGTGGGTCCTTCGCGCGTGCGCATCACGTACAACATCAGCGAAGGCCGCAAGGCGCGTATTGCCGCGATTCACATTGAAGGCAACGAGGCTCTCTCCGATCGTCAAATCCGCAAGACGATGAAGACCAAGAAGCGGAAGCTGTTCTTCGGCGGAAAGTACGACGAGGATCAGTTCGAGACGGATTTGAAGGCCATCGTGGACAAGTAT contains these protein-coding regions:
- a CDS encoding ATP-dependent Clp protease ATP-binding subunit gives rise to the protein MWERFTERAKRVVSAAREEATRLGSEYVRTEHILLGLCREPDGIAARALENLGVDIESLALEIEQQVQRGNAVVSSEEIAFTPRAKKVLELAVEEARRFNHSYIGTEHILLGLVKEGEGIAAKVLQDMKVDLDRIQTEVIRLLGDQGKSGGPQPATSKKSQTPALDTFGRDLTALAREGKLDPVIGRESEIERVIQILSRRTKNNPVLIGEAGVGKTAIVEGLAQAVVNGDVPDLLLNRRVLTLDLAGVVAGTKYRGQFEERLKSVMKEIRRADNIILFIDELHTIVGAGAAEGAVDAANMLKPALARGELQCIGATTMDEYRKHIEKDAALARRFQTIIVDAPSVEQTIEIIKGLRDKYEAHHRVKFADDAIVAAARLSHQYITDRYLPDKAVDVIDEAGSRARLQVTTRPLALKDIEQQIEKVTQEKEAAIRRQEYERAASLRDKERTLIGELEEKKRDWERKRDSAETIVTDEDIAFIVSKWTGVPLTKLEESESSRLLRMRDELRKSVIGQEEAIDAITRAIQRSRAGLRNTRRPVGSFLLLGPTGVGKTLLAKSLASFLFGNEDALITIDMSEYMEKFAVSRLGGAPPGYVGYNEGGQLTEQVRRRPYSVVLFDEIEKAHPDVFNILLQVLEDGHMTDSTGRKVDFRNTVIVMTSNIGARRIGRSTTVGFQRESKESEFKEMRSRVMEEVKKVFNPEFLNRVDEVVVFHRLTQEELLRIVDIHVAEVIERVGEKGYELYLTDEAKEFLVREGSDEQYGARPLRRAVQQFVEDPLSELLLKGEYMPGMRIEVRPSEMANKLEFEPLIPIAEGVTQ